GCAGTCACGTTGACACCCAAAGGCCTAGGTTTGTCCCTGGCGGCCCCTGCAGGCCGGCTGACTgtgggagagaaggagcaggaggcaAGAGCAAAAGGCAGACACCAGCATCCTTACCATTGACCTCATCTCGGGATTTGGGAGACCGCTTGCCGCGCTTCTTGAGGAAATTCAGGGCATCTAATTCCTGCATGAAAATCTCTTCCACACCTGAAACCCAAGAGAGGCCAGTCATAACCAGCAGGGGCTCACCAGGGCAACCTCGGGAGCCAGCCCATCCATCCCGCACCCCTGGGTGGCCCTGGCACTCACCTGCCTGCACCTCTTGTCCTGCCGGCTGCCTGGTGCCCACCGACGCAGCGATCCCCTCTCGCAGCGCTGTGAGACAGGAGCACGGCATGAGGGAGGCTTCCCCCTGAGCCAGGCCAGGACAGTCCCTCCCAGGGCTGtgacttgccctggagacttggATGCCTCCAGTACCCAAGAAACCACCAGGCAAGCTGTTTTCTCTGTACTGCATTGTgttagacacacagacacacacacccaggtACAGTAGCCACCCCCTTTACCTGGGCCACCTGAGCAGCCTCACCTAACACCTAACACCAAGTCCATCCTGGAGCCTCCCCATACTCACTGGACAGGACCACAATGGCCGAGAGACAGGAGATCAGGAACAGCTGTCTCCAGGCCATCTTTGGAAAGGCTGAGGCTTTGTCTGGGAACTGCAGACAGAGAGGGTTCCACAGACCCTGAGGCTGCTGGGTCCTCACTTCTGTGTCAGGCAgaccaggagggagagagagcgagGCAGGAGGCTGGGATACCActggagcagggagggctggggaggagggagtgggaggGGTCCCGGCCGT
The window above is part of the Hippopotamus amphibius kiboko isolate mHipAmp2 chromosome 4, mHipAmp2.hap2, whole genome shotgun sequence genome. Proteins encoded here:
- the UCMA gene encoding unique cartilage matrix-associated protein, with product MAWRQLFLISCLSAIVVLSTLREGIAASVGTRQPAGQEVQAGVEEIFMQELDALNFLKKRGKRSPKSRDEVNAENRQKLQVDELRREYQEEQRNELENFVEEQNDEQEERSREAIEQWRQWHYDGLYPSYLYNRHRI